The genomic segment TTTCACCCGCTTGTGATCTACCCGCTTGCCCAGGATCCGAGTTTCCTTCGCTCTACCGACGGGAGCGTGGGGGCGTACCTGGTTCGTCGGTTGCTTGAGTTCGCCTCGTTCAATCTGGTGCGAGAGAGCTACGTCCTGAGGCTCGTGTATGACGGCGTCCTCACGCCTCGAAGTCCGCTGCCTCCGTATCTTGGCCCTGGAGGCTTCGAGCAGGCGAAGAAGGGACTCGATCGCCTCGATGTTCAGTGCGGAGATCTGCGGGACTTCGTTTCTCGAACGCGGGTCACCGGCCCGGTCAAGTGGTCCCTGTCGGACGTGAGTTGCTGGATGACCGAGCCTCAATTCCATGACCTCCTGCGTTCGGTCACTCAGGGGATCCCGCCAGGATCCCGATTTTGCGCTCGCAACTTTGCAGCCCGGCGCGACATCCCCCGTGATCTGGTCGATCGAGTGAGGCGGCTCGACGATCTTTGCAGCACCCTCGACTGCCAGGACGCCTCTGTGATTTATCGCTTCGAAGCGGGTGAGGTAATCGCAAGGGTTCAGTGACGCCTACCCAGCAGGCTGGAAGGTAGAGTCGCGCTACGTCACCAAGATTGGCCGCAGCGCAGGTCGCCGTCCCGCCAGGCGAAAATCTAGCGAAGGACCGGACCTGTCATACTCGTGTGGTTCCATGAAGCTCTTCCCTCCGGAGTTTCCATTGCGCATCCTCGGTTCCGAACTTCTCCTCTCCCCCAGCGACCTCTTCGCCTTACAACGTCCAGGTCTCCACCTTGGCGGCTGCCCTCAAATCCGACGGCATGGCAAGCCAGTTTCAGGGGCAAGAAGCCCCAGTGGTGATCGGTTGGCCGATGCGGGTTCGGCAAAGGGAGTATCGCGTGGGCTCAAGTTCCCGTTCGGTCTGAACCGGTTGAACGTGGAGACTTCGCAGGCGAGGTGTGTTTGCATTCCAACCAACGGTCCGAAGTTGC from the bacterium genome contains:
- a CDS encoding DUF3419 family protein; its protein translation is MMDGYRRRPLYSADNEDTRSELTALEITGDDTVVAVAAGGGRALSLLTAGPKRLVAIDRRPEQVFNLELKAAAMDAFDLEGFQGFLGISDAPDRLDQYRMVRQSLSRSARKYWDNRRGLIEAGVFFAGRTETAMIRFMRGIKALGFMDWAEPFFQATSLEAQQSLLDAHRDHVDRGLVWWKLFFHPLVIYPLAQDPSFLRSTDGSVGAYLVRRLLEFASFNLVRESYVLRLVYDGVLTPRSPLPPYLGPGGFEQAKKGLDRLDVQCGDLRDFVSRTRVTGPVKWSLSDVSCWMTEPQFHDLLRSVTQGIPPGSRFCARNFAARRDIPRDLVDRVRRLDDLCSTLDCQDASVIYRFEAGEVIARVQ